TGTCGATATGCACTAGATGAAAATGCCGTAGAATTATTACACGATACAACTTTCTATCGAACGAGAGATAATTTCAAGCATTTTAATCGAACGTCACAACTATgtacgtattaaaattttccaaacgagccaattttctaaaattaaaatttgttaaaacgaataaaaattctgagaaGCTCAATTTACAATCTCGATCGAATGTTTAACACTAACCTTACGAGGTCCGGTCGAGCGACcagtttcgaaatttaatttcatcgttattttcttcgttcacctaactttatgtaaatccTTATATTATCCGATTAAtcgatttctcaatttttgttaatataagaattcacataaagttagatgaacgaaagaaataacgatgaatctataattttaaattagattttgAAACCGGTTATATGAAATGGACCTGGTAAGGTTAGTGTTACCAACCTACTGCTGCATCGATCGATGCGTCTGTAAAGAAGgatcgaatataaaaagaaaaagcactATCCAAGGTTTCTTGAATGATCGACGTTAATGCTGGCAAACATAACCGCATTTGATCGTAAACTGCACAGTTACCGCAAACAGGTGACCATAATCGGACGATTCGTCGACTTCTATTCGttcatgggaaatttaaaggaaGCAAAATGTTCGGGATGCATATATggacgtatacgtatatacatatatgtaataggTAAAAAGGTTTAACTTAAAATGACTTAACTTGTAGTTTTCGATGTGTCCCGACCtaagaaacgaattttaaaatgcaGCATCCACTGGTTCAAAAGTTACGCGTTCGTACTTGTATAAAATCGAGCACTTTTAGCGTATTTAACCGGTTACTTTGACGCCATATTGGCTTCTAGCCACGATTCGTGCAATGAGTCGTCgttgattgtaaataaatgtcatcacacacacacacgaacacacacatgtatatctgtatatatgtatatacgtatatctctATGATTACGCCAGTCAAACTAATTTCCGGCAACTTCGGTTCCGCGCTCATCTGCGCGACCAATCGAATGACGGCTAAAAGCCAATATGGCGCCAAAGTAATCCGTCAAGTGCACTAAAAATGTTCAACTTTAAATGGAGAATTTATCGCGTGGAAAGCTGCAAgatggaaagaaagagatgataattataaatagataaatgaAAGTTTATTTCGGGAAAATGTATAGGATATTCAAGGCAGAGAGTAGCTACTTGTGAACGTTTCTAGTAGACTAAAATTACACGATACGTATGTAGTCGGTTGAAATGTACAGGGTGCAGCCGAATAACACGTACAAGCGGGCACGAAGTGAttccttatgaaaaaataagaacacaatatggaataaaatttgttcatttaagGCTTGATTTGCAAGAAAATcgagttttaaaatttatcaagcaTATTTTTACGTGGCTAATTCCGGACTAGACAGGGTTAAATAATCGACAGCAGGTCATTTTACGCGTGAAAATAAGTGGAAAAtgcagaataaaatatttcctcgaGACACTTTGTTtccgaaaaaataaatttgaaaaattatcgtaCGCGTGTAATTACTAGATCGATTCTTAACTAAACATGTTCGAACTctgttttcttgaaaatatagCCTTGAACAgacaagttttattttatatcttctacTTACTTTCGCTTCTATCGATAACATCTTATCGATCGTTTACTCATACCAGTCGGTAATTAACCATGTTCttcaagtatacttgataaatttccaaactcgattttctcgaaaactaagccttaaatgaacaaatattattccatatttCGTTCTTATTCTTTCATAATGAATCACCTCGTGCTCGGCCGTACCTTGTACGTATACgagtttatcgaaaattaGTAAACTTCGATTGCTACGAATACTGTAGTGAACCAATGTAGCACGTAAATACACgtacgtatatcgatatttaatgGATCAATGGTTTAATAAGGATTACTTTACGATGGTCGCGAGAAGTTGTAAGAAGAGATAAAACTTTCTTCCATATTTAGCGATTAGAATCGTATAGGATtaggaaaataattcaatcaCGATATGTATTCTCGCGCTTGTCACAGTTTTACCTGCTTATAGTCCAGTCGAGTTAAGCGTAAAACGGTCAATCGAGAAACAAATCGACGATAGTAGGAATGTTTTCgaagatttttataagaataaaaaagagtGGCAACGGATGCTCTCTAGTGGGAATTTTCCTTGGGGCTTCCTCCTTCATTCAGCTTCTCCTTCTCGTCTGTGTCGACGGTGAGTTGCGTAAGTTGTGTAGCTTCGTAAGCGGCGCTGGTTTTTCTGCCCGAGCGCAAATACATAGCGAAACAGGTGTCGTGTTTGCCAAAATTCTCACCGTCCTCGATAGTTTCAGGCATCGGCTGATTCACAGTCTCCGGCAGGTACAACGATAAGAAACCAGATACCAGGGCGACGAAACCGAAGAGTACCGCAGGCACTTTGGGATTCAGAGAGTCCAACAGCATTATCAACGGTGTGAGAGCTCCGCTGAAACGAGCGCACATAGAGCCTATTCCCAAGGCGGTATTTCTTACTACCGTAGGGAACAGTTCGGCCGTGTAGTTATAAATAACCGCGAAGGAGCCAGCTATGCAAGCTTTGCCGAACAGGACGATGGTTACGATTATGGTGGCAGCTGTATCAGTACCAGTCGGGATGCTGGAGGCGATTATACAGCACACGCCGCCGATCAACATGAACGTACTGACCAGGCATCTTCTTCCGGTACGGTCCATCAGGAAGCACATTAGCAAGTACGAAGGTAATTCCACCAAACCGCTGAGGAACAACATCAGAAATGGATTTCCAACGAGATTTCCTGCGTTCAACGACAACCCATAATAGACGATGGAATTGGCGAACCAATTCAGACATACGTTTAACGTTTTCTTTCGGAGATTGGGAGTCTTGAAGAGATCCAAGGCTCCGTAAGAACCTTGTTCCTCTTGATCCATCTGCCGTATCTTCCCTTCGCTGATCAATTTTCCCGTATCTATATCTACGTTTTTGCCATTCATCTTCAGACCTTTTCGTATGATAGTCAACGCCTCGCTGACGCGACCTTGAGCCCACAGCCAACGTGGAGATTCGTCCATGAGCCACCAGTGGCCGATAAGAAGTACGCTGTGAAGCCCGTAGACGATTTGCAGCCACGTTCTGTCCTTGATCACGGCACCCCAAACGGCTACTAGCATGAACCCAACGGCGAACGCCAGTTGAAACATTATTCCGCAAACGGTCCTCTTTGTTGCTCCGACCAGTTCCATCGTCAGGACGAATCCTGTTATGTAAGCGCCAGCCGAACCGAAGATACCGTATAGAAATCTGAGGACGAGGAAAACGTAGTACTTGTTCACCAAAGCTACGGTCACTCCGAAAACAAGTTGGGCAACAGCAGACACGTAGAATATTATCTTTCTGCCGTACTTGTCGGCCAAACTGCCCAGCGTTACGGCTCCGATAAACACGCCGAACATGTAGCAAGATTGCGCTGCTGCGCCCATCCATCGCTGCGAGCAAACGAAATTCCATTCCATTCCGCGCGACGATTGGAAGTACTCCGTGTCGTAGGTCCACGAATCGCACTCCTTCGTAACGTTGTTCGCGTCCAAATAGTGGCACGCGTCCACCGCTCGGGGAACGTCGTCGAACGCGATAGAGGAGTTCCATGTTGAAGATGTGAAATTGAACGATTCTGTCGGAAACGTGGACCGCGGAACGTTGCACGTGTGCGGTGGCACTGCAGCGACTGTGAGTAAGGTCAGCATATGCAGACCGGCTGTCAATGCGCCGAGAATGTGCAAACAGAATTGCCAGCATTGGTATTTACCAAATTCGCCGAGATGCATCATCAGCTCCTCGAGATTTTTATCTACGCTCGCCATCTTTCGTCTTTCGTCTTGGCAAACTTGTTTCTCCAGTCGTCTTCTCGTTAGCCGACCTCTCTGTCTAACCGCGATTCGCGTTAAAATCGccttgattttatttctttcccaATGTCCATCAGCTTTTAATTATCTGCCCTTTTAGCATTTCCAACTCATTTCTAAGGCGTGTTCAACGTATCGTTTGTCGATCTAATTTCGCTATCGAAATTTCGCtgcttttctctttcgctATTTCGATATTCTCGCAATGTTCCTTATCGCAAATCCTTTCTTCcgtttggaaaatattttactcgtCCGCCGACTGGTTAGTTACTTGAAACGAGACGGCACGAATTCAGGACAGAGTCAAAAGTAACGTAACAGCGTAGACTGCGTGTGAACTGCACTGTTCTAATGCCCACGGAGAACTGGATAACCGACTAGAATTACCAGCGTGAACAGCCGCTGAACGGATTCGTCGCATCCGGAGAATGCGTTGCACTCGTTTTTTGCAAAATTCAGGACTCTCTTGGCACCGTTACCACCTATTTTCCTCCTTAAGCGCTTCACCTGATGTCGATTCCGTGAATTTTACGTCGTAACATCTGCCACAGATTGTTCTGAAAATAAATGCGAGATAAATACGTATGCGTAATTATTACGTTTGAAACGCGCCTTTACATGTGGGTAATATGTAGTATGATTTCATAATCGTTTTAGAAAATCGATAATTAGTTATAATtaactataattaaattatcgataacCGATCGATTACGGAGCGAgtattctgaaaataaatgCCACATAAATAAGCATAAGTTTGATAATTACACGTTCAAACATACGCTTTTAGAATCAGATTTCGTTCTATAATCCTTCTAGAAAATTACAGATTTAAAGGGGGATTTGTCTTTTACTGAGAcaataatcgaaatataatcTAATATGCAGATAAAATAGTATTCGATATGCAGCGTGTAACTTTCATATAGAGATACGTTAGAAAGTCAACGCGGTACCTACTAACACGAATAGGATTCCTCTTGTTCACTTATGaagtttcctctttttctttacttcGTATCGTTACAATTAGCATCGTGTGTGTGTATAATCGACATAAGTCTGCGAAACTGTTccgtttcaattaaattttcattatagaCCCGAATGAAAAAAGTGATAGAGAAAGTGAACTTTACTATTTCCTATTACTATTACCTTCGCGACAACTAACTAAAAAGACTTGTCGAAAAGAATGCAAGTTGCCGAtcttaaaaaagttattccgCTTTTGTCCGAATAATATACATAGCTACGTACGTACTTGCATAcatgtatacaatttttcgtatttttattctcgaGTGAAACGCAACACGGGAAAatacgtatatcgtaaaaccTCTCGCAGCACGTACTGTATCAGACTGAAAGTTATAGTCTTGATAGTTTGTATGCTCAATGCCTTATCGCTGGTATACCACGTATACGGTATGGATATCGTCGATTTCTGTGGCTACAAGCTACGAGTCGCGAGATCGATTATCTTACCAGTTTCGAAATCGGATAATATCATTCGATGATAGCTTTTCCCCTAAATAAACTTCGACGCGTAAATTGTTCGAGCTAAAGGTACGGACGCGTCACGGTATCCCGTATTGCCTTGTTGGCTATTTTTGAATTCCCATGGCCTTGCTTTCTATCGTGCTTCTGACCTTTTTGCACTCTTTCAGATCTACGTGTTACGATAATACATAGAGCGTGTACtctatttgcaatttattaacTAACGTTCATCTGTGCTGTGCATATTACAAATAGAATACAAAGATAAAGATAACGAagatttcgatgaaatactTTCTCCACAGTGAATCCACGGTTgtgtttatcttttttcttttttcttttttttttttttttttgacggTACCAGTGAATAACTTCCTTTtccattatgttatacgtacaatattttcattcacgtattaatttaaattaattatgtattaagTAATTACGCGTTTAGCTCTTCCTTTATTCATTCTTTActttgctttattttatttttaacaagtaAACGTTACTTACAActagaaaattaatgaagcATTTTCTGGTAACAATTGTTACTTCATTATTACGAAcagttgaattattatttggatatacatatgtacatgtacgGCAAAAGAAACGTGATAAATTGCGCATTTTTCTTTGACTTCGTTTGataagagaataattttaaaattccatatgCTATCGTCGATCCTATGAGTGTACCTGttacttaattaatttatttttattctcttatatattttcccactaaatatgtatacttacatatgtatgtgtgtctGTCACTTTCacgaatatttcagaaatatcgattcttataacgttaactatgttattgtttttaaaatactgttttaaattgtaaactaAGTACACTggaaaaaatcagaaaatcgacACAAGcgaatttatcatatttttttctgtgtccataaatatatgtattatttctcGTATGTGTTGTATGTTCAGGGTTAAAGGTTTTTCAGATTTAAgatttaagataaataatgttataacttTGAGTTAGAGTTTTAACGTTACTTAAAGAAGCTATAAAACGAATTACTTGATAAATAACAAACGATTCGCTAGTAGAATTTGTACTTTTCGagattatattaggttgtaccaaaagattcttttattttaaaaggaaataatattatttcattgaattgtgtaccatttattttatagcaGTAGAACgacgttatattattttatttaattatgtacgATCTATTCTGTTGTAGTAGaacaacgttatattattttattgaattatgtacgaTTCACCTTATTGTAGTGgaataacattataatattttacttaattatgTGCGATCCATTTTATTGTAGTAGAGcaacgttatattattttatttaattatgtacaatccattctgtattatataacgttatgttattttattgaattatgtacaATTCACTTTATTGTAGTAGAAcaacattgtaatattttattgaattatatacgATTCACTATGTGGTAGTAGAACAACATGGATCATACatgattcaataaaataatataaaacaaaaaatatcatgcatctattatttccttacgaaaggaaagaaacttttaggaCAACCCAATATGATTATGCCTAATGTGACAGATATAAAAGGAGTATTTAAAATTGGCACTCGTGTACCTATACACTTACCAACTATGGTATTTTTGTCACCACGTTGTTTATCAACTATGCTGTCCTTTCGTAGTATTGCAGTCGCGCCTAGGTAATAGCACAATCAACGAAATATCAATCGATCGTCGCGTTTCGTCGCGTAGCGATAAAGTTAGAGGTAGCACAAAGAAATTGATTGTTCGATAGTCAATATATATTCCTTATCAGGATGCAACGAACCTGTCCAATGTTTTCAATTGAACTCGCACGCTAGAAGTGGAAGTGAAACGAATCGAACGTCGTTtgaatttcgtataaattatcattttgatattatGCGTGTAACATACATTATGGCATTGTTGCGTGTTGCTTCAATATCAAAACTATCGAACTTGTTTACAATCAAAACAGAATgaattcgattttttattcttcattgtACTAAAAACGCGTGGGTGCTTTTCGCAAAATATCACAAGGTTATTCGAAGAACTTAACTTTCTTCCGACAAACAGAAACCTATATCGTTTCctgcaaattttttattctgtttgagataaaaaaagggaaactcattatatttagtatttcacgtttgtacgaaatTCTTTAGCTTCGCGATTCATAAagcagaaaatagaaaatgtataaatatgaagCAATCTTATGTCGTAACGTTAGTAGGAGAtgggaaaattattatttattataatagtatatatttgatattttaatcagTTAGCTGTTGCGGTCTCTTTGAAAAGTGTATCTAGTACGTGTCGCAAGAAGTaagcgatgacgagtatactcgtcaagcaCGGGGTACGTGTGGCTGTTacaatatagaattaaattgtaacgaaatgattgttttaatcttttttacgtatgacgagtatactcgtcgcaATACAAAATAGTGCcatttcttcgtgacgagtatactcgtcgaagtATACTGAGTAAACACACAggtaaacgtaataaaatacaataaactgGGCAAATATATTCTCCAGTGCTTCCTAGGTAAATTAACAGACAGATACGAGAAAATCCAAATTAGTTTATCATATTAAGTTGATAACAGTAAGTTTTGTAGTTGAACTTGTTGATTGGTCGACCAATTTCCGAAGTTTGTGTTTGCGAAATCGCACAATTCTCAATAATTTGTTCAACACTTTCGGccaaaaaatttaatcatatcatacttattacgttatatttcaattgttaTCGGGCAATACATGGCAAAATATTCATCCAATTTGTAAGGAGACAAGATTGCACAAACAATTCGAGCATACCCAATATAACGGGGAAAATAACCAATTCagtttgtaaaaatgaatacattatacggagaataaaaagaaaataatccaatttttcttcgtaaaatgCATAGCAGTTTTACTGGCGATATAAAGTAAACATACCactaaataacattttcattgaTTCTTACTAAAATTTGGATTTTTTACAGTAAttgggaatattttattttatacgacgAAACAAAGCTTTTGTTTGATGTGTATATTCATCAAACGCGGTTGACTGGTTAAATGGGCTTAACGCTAACACCGAACAAAACCAATGCATTCACATTTAAAACAAAGCTTCCACTGTCTGCGATGAATAGAACAAAGCGGTATTAAAACGTTCCTCtatgtgtatattattataaacgtaaaaaacAGATAGgacgatagaaaatattagacGCGTCTAATAAACCTACTACGATAAATATGTACCACCTACGACAAACTATAATTTAgactatcttttattttattctctcttgtaaatcattaaatattagaacccagaatttcaattatctcgtcgaattatcgaatatataa
The DNA window shown above is from Bombus pyrosoma isolate SC7728 linkage group LG7, ASM1482585v1, whole genome shotgun sequence and carries:
- the LOC122569669 gene encoding organic cation transporter protein, whose protein sequence is MASVDKNLEELMMHLGEFGKYQCWQFCLHILGALTAGLHMLTLLTVAAVPPHTCNVPRSTFPTESFNFTSSTWNSSIAFDDVPRAVDACHYLDANNVTKECDSWTYDTEYFQSSRGMEWNFVCSQRWMGAAAQSCYMFGVFIGAVTLGSLADKYGRKIIFYVSAVAQLVFGVTVALVNKYYVFLVLRFLYGIFGSAGAYITGFVLTMELVGATKRTVCGIMFQLAFAVGFMLVAVWGAVIKDRTWLQIVYGLHSVLLIGHWWLMDESPRWLWAQGRVSEALTIIRKGLKMNGKNVDIDTGKLISEGKIRQMDQEEQGSYGALDLFKTPNLRKKTLNVCLNWFANSIVYYGLSLNAGNLVGNPFLMLFLSGLVELPSYLLMCFLMDRTGRRCLVSTFMLIGGVCCIIASSIPTGTDTAATIIVTIVLFGKACIAGSFAVIYNYTAELFPTVVRNTALGIGSMCARFSGALTPLIMLLDSLNPKVPAVLFGFVALVSGFLSLYLPETVNQPMPETIEDGENFGKHDTCFAMYLRSGRKTSAAYEATQLTQLTVDTDEKEKLNEGGSPKENSH